In Molothrus aeneus isolate 106 chromosome 13, BPBGC_Maene_1.0, whole genome shotgun sequence, a genomic segment contains:
- the REC114 gene encoding meiotic recombination protein REC114, giving the protein MAAAGGPRGSQPGLASAPGTAGDSSLLGSATVWPLKRYGRFLPPKDGDDEGRNTSWKVFESNEESGPLVLTIVESGHFFISQGRTVLEGFSLIDSHKWLKIVRRAECLLLQAQAKSECRMFRVQFGGSCREEARERCCSCVHKLSQFLPVQGAEEQSPSQDSQAMDTEHAPDEPLPDSCTSLGERRSVAQLAQWVLQQRPELPPALRQPAWSARELGTFIRLCLMDQHFPAFVEDVEKELHRLAKE; this is encoded by the exons ATGGCGGCAGCTGGCGGCCCTCGTggctcccagcctgggctggcatCGGCACCGGGCACCGCCGGTGACAGCTCTCTCCTCGGTAGCGCCACAGTGTGGCCCTTGAAGCGCTACGGTCGCTTCCTCCCCCCGAAGGACGGAGACGATGAGGGACGGAACACCTCCTGGAAG GTGTTTGAATCAAATGAAGAATCAGGCCCTCTTGTCCTTACCATTGTGGAGTCTGGCCATTTCTTTATTTCCCAAGGGCGAACAGTGCTG GAAGGCTTTTCCCTGATCGATTCCCACAAGTGGCTGAAGATAGTGAGGAGAGCAGagtgcctgctgctccaggcacaggcCAAG AGCGAGTGCCGCATGTTCCGCGTGCAGTTcgggggcagctgcagggaggaggcgCGGGAGCGCTGCTGCAGCTGCGTGCACAAACTCAGCCAGTTCCTCCCGGTGCAgggggctgaggagcagagccccagccaggacagccaggcCATGGACACTGAGCACGCA CCAGATGAGCCTCTCCCAGACTCCTGCACAAGCCTTGGAGAAAGAAGATCTGTAGCACAGCTTGCACAG tgggtgctgcagcagaggccGGAGCTGCCCCCGGCGCTGCGGCAGCCGGCCTGGAGCGCCCGGGAGCTGGGAACCTTCATCCGCCTCTGCCTCATGGACCAGCACTTCCCTGCCTTCGTGGAGGAcgtggagaaggagctgcacaggctggCCAAGGAATGA